The Aphelocoma coerulescens isolate FSJ_1873_10779 chromosome 15, UR_Acoe_1.0, whole genome shotgun sequence genome segment GGTCCCAAGGACCATTGCCTGTGCTCTGCCACGAgcctggggaggtttggggtgctgAGCAGCCCTAAGCAGGGTTTATCCCTGACAGCCCCAGCCTGAGCCCATCCTGCTGCGAGCCCTGGTCCCAACACCCTCTTCCCCGGGCGAACTGCAGGGTACGGACAGGGGCACGGACACAGGGCGTGAACACGGGGCTCTGAGCATGGTCCCCAGTGTGTCCTCAGTGGCAGCTTTTAACATGCTGAGTTTCCCTCCCAAGGCAGCAGACAACCCAGCTGATGATGGCTTCCGAGCACCAAATGCCAgcctccaagcagcagcaagcCAGCTCCAAGGTCAGTGTGAgactgcccagccctgcagagaggccAGGGCACTCTCAGCCTCACTGGGTGCCCAAATCATACCCTGAGACACCGCTGGCAGCAGCCGAGCTCCCCTTGCCAGCACCCCTGGCTGGTGCCAAGCACGGCCGGCTGCGCTGCTGAGCTGTTTGCAGCAGGACGAGGGGATGGGGAACGGGGTTTTTCTGGCATCCTGCAGCCTCGGTGCAGGTGGAGCGGGTGGGAACAGATCAAGTGCTGATCTCCCACCACCGCTGCAGACGCAGCAGATCTGTCCCCACTGCCCGCTGACCCCTGAGACCAGTGCTGAGCTGGCGGCCCTGGGGCTGTCCCCGAGCTGTCCCCGGGTGTCTGGGTCGCAGTGTCCCGCTGGTGGCTGCGGCGCTCCAACCACAACCCAAGTCCCTCAGCTGTTTGATGCCCACTGTGAGTGTGGGCATCCCTCTACGAGGGGCACTGGGACAGTGCTGGCAGGGGCTCGCGGGCACCcgtgagtgagagctgcatccCCAGAGGGATGGGAGCGGTGGCTTGCACTCACAGACTCCTTAAAACCCTCTGGAGTGCAGTTTTGGGAGAGTGAGAGGTCTGGGCTGCTGCAGATGTGCTGCCCAGTGGCCGGGAACAGCGTGTGCCCCCCGTAGTGGCAGCAGGGCCGGGGTGACCCCCACACTGAGGTCCTGCTCTCTTCCAGATTGCCATCTTCGAGCAGGAGAACTTCCAGGGCCGCTGCCATGAGCTCAGCGGGGCCTGCCCCAACCTGAAGGAAGCCGGCGTGGACAAAGTGGGCTCCATCCTGGTGCACTCCGGACCGTACGTGAGGGGCTCTGGGGGCCAGGcggggggtgggagggaaggggctggggaggaggggtcTCCCCGCTGCCACACCCGCATCGCACCCCGAATTTCTTGTGGCCaacacagctgagctgctcGCCCACCTAACCCCAGTGAGTGCCCAGTGCCAGGGGGTGCCAGCAGGTGAGCAGGGGGACGCAGTGGGTGAACAGAGGGTGACAGTGTCGCCTGGACAGGCTGATAACCCCCAGTCAGTGACAGGGAGACTGGAGGGGTGTGGGCATGGGCACAGATCACTCGGCGTTACCCTCAGTTTGGTTTCCTTCCCTTTGGGTACAGGGACAGTGAAACTGGGACCCCCCTGGTGCCCGCTCCCCGCCTGCTGGCCCTGTGTGTGCTCTCCAAGCCACGGGCTCGGGGCAAGGGAGAGCTCCTGAAAAGCCCCTGGAGGGTTCCCTGCCtgcacccagcagtgctgctcccagaatAACGGGGCAGCTGCCGAGCGCCCTGGTAggagcacagccccagctgggaCATTTGGGTGATCCTGTGGGTCCCCCGGGACCAAGGACGGGTGGCCACCACGTCGGAGCATCCCCAGTGGGAAGCCCTGCGGTGCCACTGCCAGCAGAGACGCGGGGGCTGGCCGGAGGCACCGCAGCCTCGCCCGCTCCCGGCTGGCACCTCCCCGGCACCTCTCCCTTCCTGGCGGGGCGCAGGGGACACGGgtggggctcagccccgggcgctcgccgggggcggtgccagGGGCCGGTCCCCGCGCCGCTGCCCCCTCTGAAGCGCGTCCCCTGCTCTCTTCCAGCTGGGTGGGCTACGAGCAGGCAAGCTGCAAAGGGGAGCAGTTTGTGTTTGAGAAGGGGGAGTACCCCCGCTGGGACTCCTGGACCAACAGCCGGAGAAGCGACAGCATCACTTCCCTGAGACCCATCAAAGTGGTGAGAGCACCCAGACAGCCACTACCCACCCGCCAGACCAAGGTCTGCAGCCAGAAGTCTTCCCCAGCCTTCCCCcgccctccccagccccgcgGGCGGAGGGGCACCCCCTCCTGCGCACCCTCGCCCCAGCCCTCGGGGCCCGGGGAGCCGTGGGGGGGTCGGAGGGGGCGCGGGGACGGGGGCAGTGGCAGGTGACCCCAGAGCGGAGGACGTCTGCTGGTAAGTCTGGCAGTGCCCGCGCAGGCAGCGGCTCTCTGAGCTGGATGGAGGGATGCGGAGCACCCCCGGCATCGGTGGGAGCGGCGGCACAAGGTGCCGGCCCTGGCCTCGGTTTCCCCATAGCCCTGGGCTCTGccccccctgcccagccccgcggggccggcAGCCGCTGACCCCCGTCTCTGCTCtcccggctgcaggacagccAGGAGCACAAGATCGTGCTGTACGAAAACCCCAGCTTCACCGGCAAGAAGATCGAAATCATAGACGACGATGTGCCCAGCTTCCACGCACACGGCTACCAGGAGAAGGTCTCATCCGTGCGGGTGCAGAGCGGCACGTGAGTACCGGGGGCGGCCGGGGAGGGGATCCCGGAGCATCCCCAcggggctgggctctgccgggTGATGGTTGGGGTGTGTGCGATGTATGACCCCCCCCCCtccgcttgccttggcaggtggGTGGGATACCAGTACCCTGGCTACCGGGGCTACCAGTACCTGTTTGAAAAGGGGGACTACAAGGACAGCTCAGACTTCGGCGCTCAGCACCCCCAGATCCAGTCGGTCAGGCGCATCCGGGACATGCAGTGGCACCAGCGCGGTGCTTACCACCCCACCAACTAAAGCCCCCGGCCCGTGCCGGGGCGCGGGGAGCGGAGCAAGCGTTCCCCCGGCCGCCGCTGTGCCCCCGCGGCCTCGCCTCCCGCCTCCCCCCGTGTGATGCACGCGCTGCCGAAGCAACTCAATAAAGCTTGGAGTTTCAaagtcccagctctgccccttcATTCCCGGCGCGCAGAGAAGTCGGGGTGCCCGTCCTGCCCCCCCGCGCTcccgggtgggggagggggtcccATCGCCGCACCCCCGATGCTCTCAGTGCCACCCACCGCCGGTGCCATCGGTGCTGCCAGGTCACCGAAGCGTCCGGGGTGAGGGAGGTGACCTGGGGCTCAGCGGGAGGGTCGGGGACTGCTCAGCCTGTGCGGACCTGGGGCGTCCGGCCCCAGCGCGGTGGCTCTGGGGCTCAGCCCCGTCCTGGGGTCACATCCTGCTGCGGCCGACAAAGGTGTGTCCCCGGAGCACCGGGTGCCCAGGCGGATGCCACAAATGCTGGGGGCGGGGGTTGGCCCCCTCGGTCGGGGCACCTCCAATCCGAATAATGGCATTAGTTATCAGGCTCTGGAAGCTTTAATTAGTAATAACGCTTTAATTCAGCAGCCAGGGTGCTAGAGGATGCTTTTATGATCATAAGTCCGGCAAAGGAGGTGGAGGAACGCAGCCGCACCTGCTTGGCCGGGGGCTCCGTGTGGTGGCAGAGGCGGTGGCGGTGACGGAGGTGGTGGCGGGGAAGGCTGGGCTCGGTCCCCTCCGGCAGCAGGACGTGGCCGTGGCAGCCTCTCTGTGTCACTGCGGCTGTGTGGGCACGGGGGGCCGATGGTGGGCGCAGGTGAGGGGCGCCTGACGGGGCACCCCGGGCACCCCGTGCCCTCCTGCCGCTCTCCTCTCCCGTGCACCGCCGCGCCCGGGGAGCAGGGACCTGCCTGGCTGCGGTGTTTTGGTGTGAATCCCGGCAAACCCGGGAATCTCGGGGAGCCAGGGATGCACAACATCCTCCTCATCAGCTCCCGCTGAGTGGGGTTTGCCCCCGAATCCCCCGCGtgccagaggcttttccctgtGCTGCGGAGGAGAGAACCCGGCGGAGCCCCACGGCGGGCACGGCCCAGCCCACGGGCGACCAGCCCAACGCGCCACACGCTGCTGCGAAATGTCAGCTCCTCGGCGAGGCGTGCTTTGGCAGCCACCGCGCCGCTTCCCTGCGGAAAGCTGCGCCTTTCCTTCCCCAGGGAGAATCCAGGAGCATCCCAGACACAAACGTTTTCGtgaaaaatgggatttcagcggcagcagcggcagagTGCCCGCGGTGCTCTGTGCGTGCCGGGATAGTCGGTGGGAAACGGCGGCTTCTGGGGGGCAAACTGCTGAAAGCAGCAGCGACGTGGGGAGCAGAGACCCCAAACCACGGAATCAGAGATtcccagccatggaaccccagaatggtttgggttggaaggggccttaaagctcatcccgttcgactcccctgccatgggcagggccaccTTCTACTAGTCCAGGTTGCCCCAAGTCCTGTCCAACCCGGCAGTCGGGGACCAGGGCAGCTCCCGCGGGGGCAATGGAGCCTGGCTGTGGGTGAGCTGGGAGGGTTCTGGGGGGAAAAGCACCGAAATGGGaacgagcccagagcagctcctgcgggACCCGTTGGGGGAAATTCCTCATCTGGTGGCTGGGTGCACCCAGGTGGGCGCCCTCGGGTCAGCTGAAAGCAgcttcagctctgctgaggagggTTTTTCCCTCGCTGGCTCTGGGGAAATGTGCTGAAAGctcatttttggttttttttttttttttttttttttttttttttttttttttttttccattttattcaaAAGCAGAAGATCGCCTCCGTCCCACGCCCGCTGCGGAGCTGCCATCTGGCTCGCTGCTACCGCTCTCGTCGCCTCAGCAGCTCGGAGCCCCCGGCCACCTcagccgtgtccctgtcccctccctcccgCTGCCCATCGTCCCCCGCTGCCGGCGGGGCTGCGGGGGAACGCGGGGCTGCCGGCGCCGCTGCTGCGGAGATGTCAGCGGTCCCACGGCGCTGCGGTGGGTGGGTGGTTTTGCCGTCGTGCCAACAGCCGGCAGAGCTAAAGCTGTTCtccaggctggggaagggattttttttttttttttccttcacccaGCAAAAAGgatgggggagggaagggggggatCAGACCCCATCGCCGCCGGCCGTGCTGGTTCCAGCCCCCCGGTTCCTGCCGTGCTCACCGCGGCTGGAGCGTGCTGGGCTGGGCGGGGGGACCCCGGGACCCTCGGCAGGTGAACGCCACAGGAGCGGGGCTGCCTGCAGGGGAACAGCAGCAATTTGCCACGGAGTAATTAATGAAAGAGTCAGAATAACGCAAACCCTGGCTAAATCGCATCCGAGACTGAGGtgtcttttccttcctgttttcttttccagctggagcagcagccgtTGTCTGTCCTCGGGAGGCGCCTCCGTGAGGACCGGGGGTGATGCGGGATGGGCTGGCGAGCAGGAGGACGCAAAAGTGCTGAAGAGATGAAGATGTGCCTGTCGGCTCCCACTggccttgctttgctttgctttgcctttgCGAATTTCCCCCTCGGGACACCCCAGGCTGGGGAATCACCTTGGGCTAAAAAACAGCAGTCTTGAAAAATACGAGTTGTTTATTCTTAGGCACAGTGGGGTGAGCTCAGTCGCACCTGCAGCCTGGGTGCTTTGGGTACCTAACGTGCCCTGCCCGCTGGGAGGGCTTTACTGTGGGTTTTACGGATTTTTGTCCTCTGAAAATTATTGTTATGTTTAATTCTCCAGCTTCAGGAGCCACGTGATTACACGAGATTCCTagcttcaatttttttcctcttcttctttgCATTAAATTGAGCCTGCAGCCTCATGTTTGTGCCTCCACGCACAGACCCAGCCACAAACACTGAAGGtttaaggaaggaaagaaaaccaagcAGGAACCCAGCATGTTTTATTAAAGCCTTGCGGTTTTCAGGGCAGATTTGTGATTTATCAGTGTTCAGCTTTGGCATGTGGAAAAGTAATCTCTGCTCTGATTAATGCGAGGGCTGAGGCAGGAGTGAAATATCCCGGAGAGAGACAGGAGCTTTGGCAGGGAACGCCGGGCTCTGGCTGTTCCCGAGaatgggcagcagcagggaggagctggatACCGAGCTTCCTGCGGCTGCTGCACCCGCTTCCCCCTTTTCTGATTAGAGAAAAcatctggggagaaaaaaaccagctgctgcaagcggggaCCCGCTGGGCAGTGGGGACGTGCTGGGTGCTGGGTCCccgccagtggctgggggactGGGGGAGGATGGAAGGGCTTGGGGAGCACCAGGCGCTGGCACCGAGTCACGAGCAGAACCTCTGCTTGTAGTGACCACTAAAACTTGGATGCgaagggggagtggggaaggggggggggtcaggaaaTTTTTCCATTTCAGGCTCTGAATGCTGCAGCCAAACCCCAGGATTAGCAGTGGAAAGGGAATCAGCCAGGACTGGcggctgctgggcactggctggggacaCACTGGCACTGCCGGGCCAGTGCCAGCCCGGAGTGTGGCTTTGCCCACCTTGCAGGGACCGTGTGGGGCAGCGGGGGAGAGCTCTGGGTTATGGGCAGAGGCAGCACAAACCCAGTTTGCAACTGGTGAGACAAACGGCGACCTCATGGTACCTGGGCTCTGTGACAGGGGCTGGTGGATGCTCTTGCCCTCAATGCCAGGCTCCCGTTTCCTTTCTGCTCCTTGTTTTTGTTCCTGAGATCATAGTAAcgagggagggaaaggaaggaatgaAACCTCCACTGCTCCTTTCAGCCGGTAAAACCCCTGTCCGGTTGAAAAGCTAATTAAGAAACATCACTTCTTCAGAGGCCAGAATTGGAAGCAGCCTCGTGGAGACATAATGGGATTAACGGGTATCAGGGGATTGCAGCCGGCCAGGACAGCGACGCTGCGGCCCCACGCGCCCGCCCTCGGTGATGAAACACTCGGGACCAAACCAAAACGCTTCATGGAGAGCCAAGGGGATGTGCTGGGAAGCAGAGGCTCAGCCGTGGTGGGAGTGAGGAGCTGGGCAGCCGCGGCCGCCCGGGTGCCGCGGGACGGGGCTCCCTCCGCATCCTTTCCCCAAACAAACGGAAAAAAGCAAATGCTGCATCTCCCTCCGGGCGAGCGGCCAGGGCAGCCCCGATTGCTTCCTTGGTCACCCGCGGGGACGGCCAGCAGTGACAGAGTGACCCCTCCATCCACGGGGGCACCACGGGCCGGagaacagcagctccaggtggggCATTGGCACAGGAGCAGCCAGCGCTGTTACATCCTTTGAGGCTGCAAATCCAGCGGCAGGGACAGCGCCAGCGGAGGCAGAGGAACATTGTCCGAGCTGGaaacccctgggcagcacaAGTGCCAATTAGGAAACATCTGTTCCTCCCAGTCCGGGCGGGCTTCGAGCGAGCGCATGGCAACGTAATGGGATTAAAATATATCACCGGATTACAGCAGAGCGGCACAGATCAGCTGCCAAGGATGTTCTTAGGAAATCGAgggggggaggaaaagaaaaaggaaaagcgaATTTCTCTCTTCGGCATGGACATAAcctttatgtttcttttttatttgtacCTTTCACACGGCGCAGAGCTGGAGCCAGACCTTCTCTCTGCATGGTTCAGTTCATCTCAAAGGACAGCCGGCGCTGAGTTTAAGCAATTTTAGATGAAATGGCCACGTGAGCAGCCAGTCCCTGGCGTTGCCACCACGGCCGTGGCTGCAGCCCGGCAGAAGTGGCCTTAGCTGGGTGCCTGGGGTATGACACGGtgccctgtcccctctgtcacCTCTGTAGGTGCTGGAAGGTGCGTCATGAGCTGGGTTTGGTCCCTTTAGCAGAGCGTTGGGTGGTGGGAGGCTCGTGCAGGAGCGGGGCTGTGGGAAACACCCAGCCTGTGGAAAAACCCTGAGCGAAGcatcaggaaagaattttgaggCAGGGAGACGAAGATGATCGGAGCAAGAGAAGGGCCTGCATTCATCGTTCCTCACGGCCCCCGTTCGCAAGGCGCAGCCCGCTCACTCCATCCTGGCCACGGGGCCACCCCGGGCTCCCCCATCGCTGCCACGCCGGGCACAGCTCGGctggtttgggggtccccatcCCTTTGTACCCAACCCCCCAACCCCGGCGGGCTGTGCCAGGCATGGGCACAGCAGCCCCGCAGACAATAGGGACATTCTTCGGGAAACCAAAGCAATAGCGCGGAGAGCCGCCCGCTATTTTGGGAGCTCATATGCTCCAAGGCAAATGTCATTTGTGTGTAACATCCATTTAGGGAGCCGCGTAATGAAGTCGTGCATCATGAGGAGGGACCAGCTCGCTTAGCAACCTTCCCGCGAATGACGTCTGGTGTTCCTCTGCAGGACGGGATTGCTCCTTCGGCAGCCGCAGAACGAAACGCTGCTCGAAGCTGCCGGAGAGGCGCTTTGAAGTGCGAGCAGCCCCCACCACCAACACCCAGTTCCCGAGGTGGGCTTGTGCCCCTGTGCTGCGCGGGGTTTTTGGGTGCTGAGAGCCCCTGAGTTGCCCCTCGCCCGCGGAGCCCTCGGCTCTTTTAGGGGTGGAAGAAGCTGAGGTAGGGTGGGGGGACAGAGCCCTTTAGTTGAGGGGGCTGAAAGGGAGAGCTGCCATCTCAAGTCCCACACTGAGAGCTTCCCCCTGGCTGGACGTGCAGGGGTGCACTGGGTGCCCTGGTGTGCTGGCTGTACTGGGCATACTGGGTGTTCTGGTGTGCTGGATGTACTGGGGGCTCTGGTTTGCTGGTTGTACTGGGCATACTGGGTGTTCTGGTGTGCTGGATGTACTGGGGGCTCTGGTTTGCTGGGGGCTCTGGGCACAGGCTGGCAGCAGGAcgaaggcagggagggagaggacGGCTGTCTCACACGGCGGGAATGTCTGtcctggctctctccaggtTTCCGGATGATGAGCAATTACGGGAGAGATTTGCAGCAGATTAAGTCAGAAGGCAAAGTCCATTATCTGCCCAGATGAGCTCCAAAGGCAGAGGCTCCTTCCACTCGTTCTGTTCCCGTGTGGAACGGGAAGTGGGGTGCTTTAACCCTCATCCCTCTGGACACCGCCTGCTCTCTGAAGGACAGTGGCTCTGCCCCCGTGGGGACAGTGGCCACTGTAGGGATGGCGGCACCA includes the following:
- the CRYBB2 gene encoding beta-crystallin B2, with amino-acid sequence MASEHQMPASKQQQASSKIAIFEQENFQGRCHELSGACPNLKEAGVDKVGSILVHSGPWVGYEQASCKGEQFVFEKGEYPRWDSWTNSRRSDSITSLRPIKVDSQEHKIVLYENPSFTGKKIEIIDDDVPSFHAHGYQEKVSSVRVQSGTWVGYQYPGYRGYQYLFEKGDYKDSSDFGAQHPQIQSVRRIRDMQWHQRGAYHPTN